A stretch of the Elephas maximus indicus isolate mEleMax1 chromosome 3, mEleMax1 primary haplotype, whole genome shotgun sequence genome encodes the following:
- the MAP7D1 gene encoding MAP7 domain-containing protein 1 isoform X2, giving the protein MESGPDAEPGLGAPPGMAARTPPEPRPSPEGDPFPPPPPMSALIPDTPPDTPPAMKNPTSPKQLPLEPENPSEQVGCGPVPPQEESPSSEVKSRGPTPPATGLRDARPPRRSSQPSPTAVPTSDSPSTKQDAKKAGERHKLAKERREERAKYLAAKKAVWLEKEEKAKALREKQLQERRRRLEEQRLKAEQRRAALEERQRQKLEKNKERYEAAIQRSVKKTWAEIRQQRWSWAGALHHGSPGHKTSGSRCSVSAVNLPKHVDSIINKRLSKSSATLWNSPSRNRSLQLSAWESSIVDRLMTPTLSFLARSRSAVTLPRNGRDQGRGSGPGRPPARARARAGLAPGPHPDRTHPSAAVPVCPRSASASPLTPCSAPRSVHRCAPAGERRKPSAGGSPAPARRRPEASPKKEKKDKERENEKEKSALARERSLKKRQSLPASLRPRLSAGAASELSPKSKARPSSPSTSWHRPASPCPSSSPGPGHALPPKPPSPRGTTASPKGRIRRKDESKESPSMAEPEDKNQSKGRASDEKESAAPASPAPSPVLSPIPAQPQKEQPTVEAPAGTAVLISPPAPAPPVTPSKPMAGTTDREEATRLLAEKRRQAREQREREEQERRLQAERDKRMREEQLAREAEAQAEQEAEARRREEQEAREKAQAELEEQERLQKQKEEAEARSREEAERQRLEREKHFQREEQERQERKKRLEEIMKRTRKSEAAETKKQDGKETKVNNSSPDPVKTVEAQPLALQKEAVQKEELTPQETQWSLPNKESPGSLVNGLQPLLSHQENGFSPKGPPGDKSLGRTPETLLPFAEAEAFLKKAVVQPPQVTEVL; this is encoded by the exons GTATGGCAGCCAGGACCCCCCCAGAGCCAAGACCTTCTCCAGAAGGCGACCCCTTCCCACCACCGCCACCGATGTCAGCCCTCATCCCCGACACTCCCCCGGATACCCCTCCTGCCATGAAGAACCCTACTAGCCCTAAGCAGCTCCCACTGGAACCAGAGAATCCCTCAGAGCAGGTCGGGTGTGGGCCAGTCCCTCCACAAGAGGAGTCCCCTTCCTCTGAAGTGAAGAGCAGGGGACCCACTCCACCTGCTACAGGCCTGCGAGATGCCAGGCCTCCTCGAAGGAGCAGCCAGCCATCTCCAACAGCAGTGCCAACCTCCGACAGTCCCTCAACCAAGCAAG ATGctaagaaggcaggagagagacACAAGCTGGCAAAGGAGCGGCGAGAAGAGCGGGCCAAGTACCTGG CGGCCAAGAAGGCAGTGTGGCTGGAGAAAGAGGAGAAGGCCAAGGCTCTGCGGgagaagcagctccaggagcGCCGGAGGCGACTGGAGGAGCAGCGGCTTAAAGCCGAGCAGCGCCGAGCGGCCCTGGAGGAGCGGCAGCGGCAGAAGCTTGAGAAAAATAAG GAGCGCTATGAAGCAGCCATCCAGAGGTCAGTGAAGAAGACGTGGGCCGAAATCCGGCAGCAGCGCTGGTCTTGGGCAGGAGCCCTGCACCACGGCTCACCAGGACATAAGACCA GTGGGAGCAGGTGCTCCGTGTCGGCAGTAAACCTGCCCAAACACGTGGACTCTATAATCAACAAGCGGCTCTCAAAGTCCTCTGCCACGCTCTGGAACTCCCCCAGTAGAA ATCGGAGCCTGCAACTGAGCGCATGGGAGAGCAGCATTGTGGACCGTCTGATGACGCCCACTCTCTCCTTCCTGGCACGGAGTCGCAGCGCGGTCACATTGCCCCGCAATGGCCGGGACCAGGGTAGGGGCAGCGGCCCTGGGAGACCCCCCGCGAGGGCAAGGGCAAGGGCCGGCCTTGCACCGGGGCCGCACCCCGACCGCACTCATCCCTCCGCAGCCGTGCCTGTGTGCCCGCGCTCGGCCTCTGCCAGTCCCCTGACACCGTGCAGCGCCCCCCGGAGCGTGCACCGCTGCGCCCCCGCGGGGGAGCGCCGCAAGCCCAGCGCTGGGGGCAGCCCGGCTCCAGCCCGCCGCCGGCCCGAGGCCTCACCG aaaaaggaaaagaaggacaaGGAGCGGGAAAACGAGAAGGAGAAAAGCGCGCTGGCAAGGGAGCGCAGCCTCAAGAAGCGCCAGTCGCTGCCTGCCTCGCTGCGCCCACGCCTATCCGCAGGCGCCGCCTCTGAGCTCAG TCCCAAATCCAAGGCTCGGCCATCCTCTCCCTCCACCTCCTGGCACAGGCCTGCCTCTCCTTGCCCCAGCTCCAGCCCAGGGCCAGGCCATGCTCTGCCCCCAAAGCCACCATCCCCCCGAGGAACAACTGCATCACCCAAGGGGCGCATTCGGAGGAAGGATGAGTCAAAGGAGAGCCCCAGCATGGCAGAGCCTGAGGACAAGAAccagagcaagggcagggccaGTGACGAGAAGGAGTCAGCAGCCCCAGCCTCACCAGCACCCTCGCCTGTGCTCTCACCCATACCAGCCCAGCCCCAGAAAGAGCAGCCCACAGTGGAGGCCCCTGCAG GTACTGCTGTCCTGATCtcacccccagcccctgctcccccGGTGACCCCTAGCAAACCCATGGCCGGAACCACAGACCGGGAGGAGGCCACTCGGCTCCTGGCTGAGAAGCGGCGCCAGGCCCGGGAGCAGCGGGAACGCGAGGAGCAGGAGCGGAGGCTGCAGGCAGAACGGGACAA GCGAATGAGAGAAGAGCAGCTGGCGCGGGAGGCCGAGGCCCAGGCTGAGCAGGAGGCCGAGGCCCGCAGGCGGGAGGAGCAGGAGGCCCGAGAGAAGGCTCAGGCCGAGCTAGAGGAGCAGGAGCGGCTGCAGAAGCAG AAAGAGGAGGCCGAAGCTCGGTCCCGGGAAGAAGCGGAGCGGCAGCGATTGGAGCGGGAAAAGCACTTCCAGCGCGAGGAGCAGGAGCGGCAAGAGCGCAAAAAG CGCCTGGAGGAGATCATGAAGAGGACTCGGAAGTCTGAAGCTGCTGAAACCAAG AAGCAGGATGGAAAGGAGACAAAAGTCAACAATTCCAGTCCAG ACCCTGTGAAAACCGTGGAGGCTCAACCCTTAGCACTGCAGAAAGAGGCTGTGCAGAAAGAGGAACTGACCCCCCAGGAAACACAGTGGAG CCTGCCAAACAAGGAGTCACCAGGGTCCCTGGTGAATGGTCTGCAGCCTCTCCTATCGCACCAGGAGAATGGCTTCTCCCCCAAGGGACCCCCAGGGGACAAAAGTCTGGGCCGAACACCAGAGACACTGCTGCCCTTTGCAGAGGCAGAAGCCTTCCTCAAGAAAGCTGTGGTGCAGCCCCCGCAGGTCACAG AAGTCCTTTAG
- the MAP7D1 gene encoding MAP7 domain-containing protein 1 isoform X4, with amino-acid sequence MESGPDAEPGLGAPPGMAARTPPEPRPSPEGDPFPPPPPMSALIPDTPPDTPPAMKNPTSPKQLPLEPENPSEQVGCGPVPPQEESPSSEVKSRGPTPPATGLRDARPPRRSSQPSPTAVPTSDSPSTKQDAKKAGERHKLAKERREERAKYLAAKKAVWLEKEEKAKALREKQLQERRRRLEEQRLKAEQRRAALEERQRQKLEKNKERYEAAIQRSVKKTWAEIRQQRWSWAGALHHGSPGHKTSGSRCSVSAVNLPKHVDSIINKRLSKSSATLWNSPSRNRSLQLSAWESSIVDRLMTPTLSFLARSRSAVTLPRNGRDQAVPVCPRSASASPLTPCSAPRSVHRCAPAGERRKPSAGGSPAPARRRPEASPVQKKEKKDKERENEKEKSALARERSLKKRQSLPASLRPRLSAGAASELSPKSKARPSSPSTSWHRPASPCPSSSPGPGHALPPKPPSPRGTTASPKGRIRRKDESKESPSMAEPEDKNQSKGRASDEKESAAPASPAPSPVLSPIPAQPQKEQPTVEAPAGTAVLISPPAPAPPVTPSKPMAGTTDREEATRLLAEKRRQAREQREREEQERRLQAERDKRMREEQLAREAEAQAEQEAEARRREEQEAREKAQAELEEQERLQKQKEEAEARSREEAERQRLEREKHFQREEQERQERKKRLEEIMKRTRKSEAAETKKQDGKETKVNNSSPDPVKTVEAQPLALQKEAVQKEELTPQETQWSLPNKESPGSLVNGLQPLLSHQENGFSPKGPPGDKSLGRTPETLLPFAEAEAFLKKAVVQPPQVTEVL; translated from the exons GTATGGCAGCCAGGACCCCCCCAGAGCCAAGACCTTCTCCAGAAGGCGACCCCTTCCCACCACCGCCACCGATGTCAGCCCTCATCCCCGACACTCCCCCGGATACCCCTCCTGCCATGAAGAACCCTACTAGCCCTAAGCAGCTCCCACTGGAACCAGAGAATCCCTCAGAGCAGGTCGGGTGTGGGCCAGTCCCTCCACAAGAGGAGTCCCCTTCCTCTGAAGTGAAGAGCAGGGGACCCACTCCACCTGCTACAGGCCTGCGAGATGCCAGGCCTCCTCGAAGGAGCAGCCAGCCATCTCCAACAGCAGTGCCAACCTCCGACAGTCCCTCAACCAAGCAAG ATGctaagaaggcaggagagagacACAAGCTGGCAAAGGAGCGGCGAGAAGAGCGGGCCAAGTACCTGG CGGCCAAGAAGGCAGTGTGGCTGGAGAAAGAGGAGAAGGCCAAGGCTCTGCGGgagaagcagctccaggagcGCCGGAGGCGACTGGAGGAGCAGCGGCTTAAAGCCGAGCAGCGCCGAGCGGCCCTGGAGGAGCGGCAGCGGCAGAAGCTTGAGAAAAATAAG GAGCGCTATGAAGCAGCCATCCAGAGGTCAGTGAAGAAGACGTGGGCCGAAATCCGGCAGCAGCGCTGGTCTTGGGCAGGAGCCCTGCACCACGGCTCACCAGGACATAAGACCA GTGGGAGCAGGTGCTCCGTGTCGGCAGTAAACCTGCCCAAACACGTGGACTCTATAATCAACAAGCGGCTCTCAAAGTCCTCTGCCACGCTCTGGAACTCCCCCAGTAGAA ATCGGAGCCTGCAACTGAGCGCATGGGAGAGCAGCATTGTGGACCGTCTGATGACGCCCACTCTCTCCTTCCTGGCACGGAGTCGCAGCGCGGTCACATTGCCCCGCAATGGCCGGGACCAGG CCGTGCCTGTGTGCCCGCGCTCGGCCTCTGCCAGTCCCCTGACACCGTGCAGCGCCCCCCGGAGCGTGCACCGCTGCGCCCCCGCGGGGGAGCGCCGCAAGCCCAGCGCTGGGGGCAGCCCGGCTCCAGCCCGCCGCCGGCCCGAGGCCTCACCG gtgcagaaaaaggaaaagaaggacaaGGAGCGGGAAAACGAGAAGGAGAAAAGCGCGCTGGCAAGGGAGCGCAGCCTCAAGAAGCGCCAGTCGCTGCCTGCCTCGCTGCGCCCACGCCTATCCGCAGGCGCCGCCTCTGAGCTCAG TCCCAAATCCAAGGCTCGGCCATCCTCTCCCTCCACCTCCTGGCACAGGCCTGCCTCTCCTTGCCCCAGCTCCAGCCCAGGGCCAGGCCATGCTCTGCCCCCAAAGCCACCATCCCCCCGAGGAACAACTGCATCACCCAAGGGGCGCATTCGGAGGAAGGATGAGTCAAAGGAGAGCCCCAGCATGGCAGAGCCTGAGGACAAGAAccagagcaagggcagggccaGTGACGAGAAGGAGTCAGCAGCCCCAGCCTCACCAGCACCCTCGCCTGTGCTCTCACCCATACCAGCCCAGCCCCAGAAAGAGCAGCCCACAGTGGAGGCCCCTGCAG GTACTGCTGTCCTGATCtcacccccagcccctgctcccccGGTGACCCCTAGCAAACCCATGGCCGGAACCACAGACCGGGAGGAGGCCACTCGGCTCCTGGCTGAGAAGCGGCGCCAGGCCCGGGAGCAGCGGGAACGCGAGGAGCAGGAGCGGAGGCTGCAGGCAGAACGGGACAA GCGAATGAGAGAAGAGCAGCTGGCGCGGGAGGCCGAGGCCCAGGCTGAGCAGGAGGCCGAGGCCCGCAGGCGGGAGGAGCAGGAGGCCCGAGAGAAGGCTCAGGCCGAGCTAGAGGAGCAGGAGCGGCTGCAGAAGCAG AAAGAGGAGGCCGAAGCTCGGTCCCGGGAAGAAGCGGAGCGGCAGCGATTGGAGCGGGAAAAGCACTTCCAGCGCGAGGAGCAGGAGCGGCAAGAGCGCAAAAAG CGCCTGGAGGAGATCATGAAGAGGACTCGGAAGTCTGAAGCTGCTGAAACCAAG AAGCAGGATGGAAAGGAGACAAAAGTCAACAATTCCAGTCCAG ACCCTGTGAAAACCGTGGAGGCTCAACCCTTAGCACTGCAGAAAGAGGCTGTGCAGAAAGAGGAACTGACCCCCCAGGAAACACAGTGGAG CCTGCCAAACAAGGAGTCACCAGGGTCCCTGGTGAATGGTCTGCAGCCTCTCCTATCGCACCAGGAGAATGGCTTCTCCCCCAAGGGACCCCCAGGGGACAAAAGTCTGGGCCGAACACCAGAGACACTGCTGCCCTTTGCAGAGGCAGAAGCCTTCCTCAAGAAAGCTGTGGTGCAGCCCCCGCAGGTCACAG AAGTCCTTTAG
- the MAP7D1 gene encoding MAP7 domain-containing protein 1 isoform X1 has product MESGPDAEPGLGAPPGMAARTPPEPRPSPEGDPFPPPPPMSALIPDTPPDTPPAMKNPTSPKQLPLEPENPSEQVGCGPVPPQEESPSSEVKSRGPTPPATGLRDARPPRRSSQPSPTAVPTSDSPSTKQDAKKAGERHKLAKERREERAKYLAAKKAVWLEKEEKAKALREKQLQERRRRLEEQRLKAEQRRAALEERQRQKLEKNKERYEAAIQRSVKKTWAEIRQQRWSWAGALHHGSPGHKTSGSRCSVSAVNLPKHVDSIINKRLSKSSATLWNSPSRNRSLQLSAWESSIVDRLMTPTLSFLARSRSAVTLPRNGRDQGRGSGPGRPPARARARAGLAPGPHPDRTHPSAAVPVCPRSASASPLTPCSAPRSVHRCAPAGERRKPSAGGSPAPARRRPEASPVQKKEKKDKERENEKEKSALARERSLKKRQSLPASLRPRLSAGAASELSPKSKARPSSPSTSWHRPASPCPSSSPGPGHALPPKPPSPRGTTASPKGRIRRKDESKESPSMAEPEDKNQSKGRASDEKESAAPASPAPSPVLSPIPAQPQKEQPTVEAPAGTAVLISPPAPAPPVTPSKPMAGTTDREEATRLLAEKRRQAREQREREEQERRLQAERDKRMREEQLAREAEAQAEQEAEARRREEQEAREKAQAELEEQERLQKQKEEAEARSREEAERQRLEREKHFQREEQERQERKKRLEEIMKRTRKSEAAETKKQDGKETKVNNSSPDPVKTVEAQPLALQKEAVQKEELTPQETQWSLPNKESPGSLVNGLQPLLSHQENGFSPKGPPGDKSLGRTPETLLPFAEAEAFLKKAVVQPPQVTEVL; this is encoded by the exons GTATGGCAGCCAGGACCCCCCCAGAGCCAAGACCTTCTCCAGAAGGCGACCCCTTCCCACCACCGCCACCGATGTCAGCCCTCATCCCCGACACTCCCCCGGATACCCCTCCTGCCATGAAGAACCCTACTAGCCCTAAGCAGCTCCCACTGGAACCAGAGAATCCCTCAGAGCAGGTCGGGTGTGGGCCAGTCCCTCCACAAGAGGAGTCCCCTTCCTCTGAAGTGAAGAGCAGGGGACCCACTCCACCTGCTACAGGCCTGCGAGATGCCAGGCCTCCTCGAAGGAGCAGCCAGCCATCTCCAACAGCAGTGCCAACCTCCGACAGTCCCTCAACCAAGCAAG ATGctaagaaggcaggagagagacACAAGCTGGCAAAGGAGCGGCGAGAAGAGCGGGCCAAGTACCTGG CGGCCAAGAAGGCAGTGTGGCTGGAGAAAGAGGAGAAGGCCAAGGCTCTGCGGgagaagcagctccaggagcGCCGGAGGCGACTGGAGGAGCAGCGGCTTAAAGCCGAGCAGCGCCGAGCGGCCCTGGAGGAGCGGCAGCGGCAGAAGCTTGAGAAAAATAAG GAGCGCTATGAAGCAGCCATCCAGAGGTCAGTGAAGAAGACGTGGGCCGAAATCCGGCAGCAGCGCTGGTCTTGGGCAGGAGCCCTGCACCACGGCTCACCAGGACATAAGACCA GTGGGAGCAGGTGCTCCGTGTCGGCAGTAAACCTGCCCAAACACGTGGACTCTATAATCAACAAGCGGCTCTCAAAGTCCTCTGCCACGCTCTGGAACTCCCCCAGTAGAA ATCGGAGCCTGCAACTGAGCGCATGGGAGAGCAGCATTGTGGACCGTCTGATGACGCCCACTCTCTCCTTCCTGGCACGGAGTCGCAGCGCGGTCACATTGCCCCGCAATGGCCGGGACCAGGGTAGGGGCAGCGGCCCTGGGAGACCCCCCGCGAGGGCAAGGGCAAGGGCCGGCCTTGCACCGGGGCCGCACCCCGACCGCACTCATCCCTCCGCAGCCGTGCCTGTGTGCCCGCGCTCGGCCTCTGCCAGTCCCCTGACACCGTGCAGCGCCCCCCGGAGCGTGCACCGCTGCGCCCCCGCGGGGGAGCGCCGCAAGCCCAGCGCTGGGGGCAGCCCGGCTCCAGCCCGCCGCCGGCCCGAGGCCTCACCG gtgcagaaaaaggaaaagaaggacaaGGAGCGGGAAAACGAGAAGGAGAAAAGCGCGCTGGCAAGGGAGCGCAGCCTCAAGAAGCGCCAGTCGCTGCCTGCCTCGCTGCGCCCACGCCTATCCGCAGGCGCCGCCTCTGAGCTCAG TCCCAAATCCAAGGCTCGGCCATCCTCTCCCTCCACCTCCTGGCACAGGCCTGCCTCTCCTTGCCCCAGCTCCAGCCCAGGGCCAGGCCATGCTCTGCCCCCAAAGCCACCATCCCCCCGAGGAACAACTGCATCACCCAAGGGGCGCATTCGGAGGAAGGATGAGTCAAAGGAGAGCCCCAGCATGGCAGAGCCTGAGGACAAGAAccagagcaagggcagggccaGTGACGAGAAGGAGTCAGCAGCCCCAGCCTCACCAGCACCCTCGCCTGTGCTCTCACCCATACCAGCCCAGCCCCAGAAAGAGCAGCCCACAGTGGAGGCCCCTGCAG GTACTGCTGTCCTGATCtcacccccagcccctgctcccccGGTGACCCCTAGCAAACCCATGGCCGGAACCACAGACCGGGAGGAGGCCACTCGGCTCCTGGCTGAGAAGCGGCGCCAGGCCCGGGAGCAGCGGGAACGCGAGGAGCAGGAGCGGAGGCTGCAGGCAGAACGGGACAA GCGAATGAGAGAAGAGCAGCTGGCGCGGGAGGCCGAGGCCCAGGCTGAGCAGGAGGCCGAGGCCCGCAGGCGGGAGGAGCAGGAGGCCCGAGAGAAGGCTCAGGCCGAGCTAGAGGAGCAGGAGCGGCTGCAGAAGCAG AAAGAGGAGGCCGAAGCTCGGTCCCGGGAAGAAGCGGAGCGGCAGCGATTGGAGCGGGAAAAGCACTTCCAGCGCGAGGAGCAGGAGCGGCAAGAGCGCAAAAAG CGCCTGGAGGAGATCATGAAGAGGACTCGGAAGTCTGAAGCTGCTGAAACCAAG AAGCAGGATGGAAAGGAGACAAAAGTCAACAATTCCAGTCCAG ACCCTGTGAAAACCGTGGAGGCTCAACCCTTAGCACTGCAGAAAGAGGCTGTGCAGAAAGAGGAACTGACCCCCCAGGAAACACAGTGGAG CCTGCCAAACAAGGAGTCACCAGGGTCCCTGGTGAATGGTCTGCAGCCTCTCCTATCGCACCAGGAGAATGGCTTCTCCCCCAAGGGACCCCCAGGGGACAAAAGTCTGGGCCGAACACCAGAGACACTGCTGCCCTTTGCAGAGGCAGAAGCCTTCCTCAAGAAAGCTGTGGTGCAGCCCCCGCAGGTCACAG AAGTCCTTTAG
- the MAP7D1 gene encoding MAP7 domain-containing protein 1 isoform X3 translates to MESGPDAEPGLGAPPGMAARTPPEPRPSPEGDPFPPPPPMSALIPDTPPDTPPAMKNPTSPKQLPLEPENPSEQVGCGPVPPQEESPSSEVKSRGPTPPATGLRDARPPRRSSQPSPTAVPTSDSPSTKQDAKKAGERHKLAKERREERAKYLAAKKAVWLEKEEKAKALREKQLQERRRRLEEQRLKAEQRRAALEERQRQKLEKNKERYEAAIQRSVKKTWAEIRQQRWSWAGALHHGSPGHKTSGSRCSVSAVNLPKHVDSIINKRLSKSSATLWNSPSRNRSLQLSAWESSIVDRLMTPTLSFLARSRSAVTLPRNGRDQGRGSGPGRPPARARARAGLAPGPHPDRTHPSAAVPVCPRSASASPLTPCSAPRSVHRCAPAGERRKPSAGGSPAPARRRPEASPVQKKEKKDKERENEKEKSALARERSLKKRQSLPASLRPRLSAGAASELSPKSKARPSSPSTSWHRPASPCPSSSPGPGHALPPKPPSPRGTTASPKGRIRRKDESKESPSMAEPEDKNQSKGRASDEKESAAPASPAPSPVLSPIPAQPQKEQPTVEAPAAPAPPVTPSKPMAGTTDREEATRLLAEKRRQAREQREREEQERRLQAERDKRMREEQLAREAEAQAEQEAEARRREEQEAREKAQAELEEQERLQKQKEEAEARSREEAERQRLEREKHFQREEQERQERKKRLEEIMKRTRKSEAAETKKQDGKETKVNNSSPDPVKTVEAQPLALQKEAVQKEELTPQETQWSLPNKESPGSLVNGLQPLLSHQENGFSPKGPPGDKSLGRTPETLLPFAEAEAFLKKAVVQPPQVTEVL, encoded by the exons GTATGGCAGCCAGGACCCCCCCAGAGCCAAGACCTTCTCCAGAAGGCGACCCCTTCCCACCACCGCCACCGATGTCAGCCCTCATCCCCGACACTCCCCCGGATACCCCTCCTGCCATGAAGAACCCTACTAGCCCTAAGCAGCTCCCACTGGAACCAGAGAATCCCTCAGAGCAGGTCGGGTGTGGGCCAGTCCCTCCACAAGAGGAGTCCCCTTCCTCTGAAGTGAAGAGCAGGGGACCCACTCCACCTGCTACAGGCCTGCGAGATGCCAGGCCTCCTCGAAGGAGCAGCCAGCCATCTCCAACAGCAGTGCCAACCTCCGACAGTCCCTCAACCAAGCAAG ATGctaagaaggcaggagagagacACAAGCTGGCAAAGGAGCGGCGAGAAGAGCGGGCCAAGTACCTGG CGGCCAAGAAGGCAGTGTGGCTGGAGAAAGAGGAGAAGGCCAAGGCTCTGCGGgagaagcagctccaggagcGCCGGAGGCGACTGGAGGAGCAGCGGCTTAAAGCCGAGCAGCGCCGAGCGGCCCTGGAGGAGCGGCAGCGGCAGAAGCTTGAGAAAAATAAG GAGCGCTATGAAGCAGCCATCCAGAGGTCAGTGAAGAAGACGTGGGCCGAAATCCGGCAGCAGCGCTGGTCTTGGGCAGGAGCCCTGCACCACGGCTCACCAGGACATAAGACCA GTGGGAGCAGGTGCTCCGTGTCGGCAGTAAACCTGCCCAAACACGTGGACTCTATAATCAACAAGCGGCTCTCAAAGTCCTCTGCCACGCTCTGGAACTCCCCCAGTAGAA ATCGGAGCCTGCAACTGAGCGCATGGGAGAGCAGCATTGTGGACCGTCTGATGACGCCCACTCTCTCCTTCCTGGCACGGAGTCGCAGCGCGGTCACATTGCCCCGCAATGGCCGGGACCAGGGTAGGGGCAGCGGCCCTGGGAGACCCCCCGCGAGGGCAAGGGCAAGGGCCGGCCTTGCACCGGGGCCGCACCCCGACCGCACTCATCCCTCCGCAGCCGTGCCTGTGTGCCCGCGCTCGGCCTCTGCCAGTCCCCTGACACCGTGCAGCGCCCCCCGGAGCGTGCACCGCTGCGCCCCCGCGGGGGAGCGCCGCAAGCCCAGCGCTGGGGGCAGCCCGGCTCCAGCCCGCCGCCGGCCCGAGGCCTCACCG gtgcagaaaaaggaaaagaaggacaaGGAGCGGGAAAACGAGAAGGAGAAAAGCGCGCTGGCAAGGGAGCGCAGCCTCAAGAAGCGCCAGTCGCTGCCTGCCTCGCTGCGCCCACGCCTATCCGCAGGCGCCGCCTCTGAGCTCAG TCCCAAATCCAAGGCTCGGCCATCCTCTCCCTCCACCTCCTGGCACAGGCCTGCCTCTCCTTGCCCCAGCTCCAGCCCAGGGCCAGGCCATGCTCTGCCCCCAAAGCCACCATCCCCCCGAGGAACAACTGCATCACCCAAGGGGCGCATTCGGAGGAAGGATGAGTCAAAGGAGAGCCCCAGCATGGCAGAGCCTGAGGACAAGAAccagagcaagggcagggccaGTGACGAGAAGGAGTCAGCAGCCCCAGCCTCACCAGCACCCTCGCCTGTGCTCTCACCCATACCAGCCCAGCCCCAGAAAGAGCAGCCCACAGTGGAGGCCCCTGCAG cccctgctcccccGGTGACCCCTAGCAAACCCATGGCCGGAACCACAGACCGGGAGGAGGCCACTCGGCTCCTGGCTGAGAAGCGGCGCCAGGCCCGGGAGCAGCGGGAACGCGAGGAGCAGGAGCGGAGGCTGCAGGCAGAACGGGACAA GCGAATGAGAGAAGAGCAGCTGGCGCGGGAGGCCGAGGCCCAGGCTGAGCAGGAGGCCGAGGCCCGCAGGCGGGAGGAGCAGGAGGCCCGAGAGAAGGCTCAGGCCGAGCTAGAGGAGCAGGAGCGGCTGCAGAAGCAG AAAGAGGAGGCCGAAGCTCGGTCCCGGGAAGAAGCGGAGCGGCAGCGATTGGAGCGGGAAAAGCACTTCCAGCGCGAGGAGCAGGAGCGGCAAGAGCGCAAAAAG CGCCTGGAGGAGATCATGAAGAGGACTCGGAAGTCTGAAGCTGCTGAAACCAAG AAGCAGGATGGAAAGGAGACAAAAGTCAACAATTCCAGTCCAG ACCCTGTGAAAACCGTGGAGGCTCAACCCTTAGCACTGCAGAAAGAGGCTGTGCAGAAAGAGGAACTGACCCCCCAGGAAACACAGTGGAG CCTGCCAAACAAGGAGTCACCAGGGTCCCTGGTGAATGGTCTGCAGCCTCTCCTATCGCACCAGGAGAATGGCTTCTCCCCCAAGGGACCCCCAGGGGACAAAAGTCTGGGCCGAACACCAGAGACACTGCTGCCCTTTGCAGAGGCAGAAGCCTTCCTCAAGAAAGCTGTGGTGCAGCCCCCGCAGGTCACAG AAGTCCTTTAG